In a single window of the Drosophila albomicans strain 15112-1751.03 chromosome 3, ASM965048v2, whole genome shotgun sequence genome:
- the LOC117571863 gene encoding beta-1,4-N-acetylgalactosaminyltransferase bre-4 translates to MFIYTKPNLIRFLVGAICLLLLLNFLWTSDSDGASNTSLSKLSIRRVHKYAHIHIPKNNKNDSGSDREGNTNILPAAPLAPVAKERELHSNRNSTSPTTRTVIATANATSISQDLNQAHNYFPNDYANSTQKPEMSLTPNCTDPDPRDGGPITPNTTLESLDIIEAELGPLLRPGGAYQPTDCVAQHHVAIIVPFRDRYAHLSVFLRNIHPFLMKQRIAYRIFIIEQTNGKPFNRAAMMNIGYLEALKLYQWDCFIFHDVDLIPLDDRNLYNCPRQPRHMSVAIDSLNFKLPYRSIFGGVSAMTRQHFQAVNGFSNSFFGWGGEDDDMSNRLKHANLFISRYPINIARYTMLKHLKEKANPKRYENLQNGIGKIEMDGINSIKYEIYSIKEFPTFTWYLAELKNSERKS, encoded by the exons ATGTTCATTTACACAAAGCCGAATCTCATACGCTTTTTGGTCGGCGCAATAtgtcttctgctgctgcttaactTCCTCTGGACTTCCGATTCGGATGGCGCAAGCAATACATCTCTCAGCAAGTTAAG CATACGGCGGGTGCACAAgtatgcacacatacacatacccaaaaacaataaaaatgacaGCGGGAGCGATAGAGAGGGCAATACAAACATCTTGCCCGCTGCTCCTTTGGCTCCCGTTGCAAAGGAGCGCGAGTTGCACTCCAATCGCAACTCGACCTCACCAACAACCAGAACTGTGATTGCGACTGCAAATGCTACTTCCATTTCACAAGACTTAAATCAAGCGCATAATTACTTTCCAAATGATTATGCAAACAGCACCCAGAAGCCCGAAATGTCGTTGACACCAAACTGCACAGATCCCGATCCACGAGATG GTGGACCCATCACGCCGAACACAACCCTCGAATCCCTTGATATTATTGAAGCAGAGCTGGGGCCTTTGCTGCGCCCAGGTGGCGCTTATCAGCCAACAGATTGCGTGGCACAGCATCATGTTGCCATCATTGTGCCGTTCCGCGATCGATACGCACATCTGTCGGTCTTTCTGCGCAACATACATCCATTCCTAATGAAACAACGGATTGCCTATCGCATCTTTATTATAGAGCAAACCAATGGCAAGCCCTTTAACCGTGCTGCCATGATGAATATCGGATACTTGGAGGCCTTAAAGCTTTATCAGTGGGACTGTTTTATATTCCACGATGTCGACCTTATACCCCTGGATGACCGCAATCTGTACAACTGTCCACGTCAGCCGCGGCACATGTCCGTTGCAATTGACTCGTTGAACTTCAA GTTGCCTTATCGATCAATATTTGGCGGAGTTTCTGCCATGACTCGACAGCATTTCCAAGCTGTTAATGGCTTTTCCAATTCGTTCTTTGGCTGGGGAGGTGAAGACGATGATATGTCCAACAG ATTGAAGCACGCCAACTTATTCATATCACGCTATCCGATTAATATAGCTCGCTATACAATGTTGAAGCATCTGAAGGAGAAAGCAAATCCCAAACG ATACGAGAATCTCCAGAATGGTATCGGTAAGATTGAAATGGATGGCATCAACTCGATTAAATACGAAATCTATAGCATCAAAGAGTTTCCAACTTTTACTTGGTATTTAGCAGAGCTAAAGAACTCAGAGCGCAAGAGTTAG